A genome region from Chengkuizengella sp. SCS-71B includes the following:
- a CDS encoding NADPH-dependent FMN reductase, translated as MKILVINGTPRKFGRTGVIGKYISQKYNADLIDLSDGSIPMYNGEEDQDEINSVKQLRKLAYDADGVVLTSPEYHSGMSGALKNAIDFLGSSQFEHKPVALIAVGGGGKGGINALSNMRTVARGIYANVIPKQLVLDPDRFDMENKQLTAQGMNQVDDVMKELQVYMQHSVQRSTRQ; from the coding sequence ATGAAAATATTAGTCATTAATGGAACCCCTAGAAAGTTTGGTAGAACTGGTGTGATAGGGAAGTACATTTCTCAAAAATACAATGCGGATTTGATAGATTTAAGCGATGGTAGTATTCCAATGTATAACGGTGAGGAAGATCAGGATGAAATCAACTCTGTAAAACAATTAAGAAAATTAGCTTATGACGCTGATGGTGTCGTACTAACATCCCCTGAGTATCATAGTGGTATGAGTGGTGCATTGAAAAACGCTATTGATTTCTTGGGAAGTTCACAATTCGAACATAAACCAGTCGCACTCATTGCAGTTGGTGGCGGAGGAAAAGGCGGAATTAATGCATTAAGTAATATGCGTACTGTTGCAAGGGGTATATATGCAAATGTTATTCCTAAACAATTAGTTTTAGATCCAGATCGATTTGATATGGAAAACAAACAATTGACAGCACAAGGTATGAATCAAGTGGATGATGTGATGAAAGAACTCCAAGTATATATGCAGCATAGTGTACAAAGAAGTACTAGACAATGA
- a CDS encoding endospore germination permease, translated as MNYQQIINMRQLAWIVATIIITSSHPRLTFFITHQNAWFTYILPLIYVFFITFIFYELAKAFPGKNIFHISFEVLGNIGGGIINVIIIIYIWLMLIRHVAFQSAFIDSSLLELTPQIMIYLLVILVFIYFGRTSFEAILRVNDILFPMTLIVTMALPILLSNKIDFSRLTPILTDGAMPLIKSNFLFIGGFSEIFILGALLHALSVPRQIHSAIRFGGILSFVMITLITVLEIVVLGPSVAGKLTFPFYMLAGQIEIIDFLERMEVIVESVYTFSYMISMVVMFISVLIGLSSFSKRGDYSVYSFSIGWFVLATTVVSFENITEIFSFNMSSFSIAIVVQIPILTLLFIISKRKKYRMKKYKSGKKEHHVGRKCRIFTNGLLIISILFIALGVTFGQDYIFLGFVAGTGYALCMISALITSLMEMKTSKQLRGE; from the coding sequence ATGAATTATCAACAAATTATTAATATGAGACAATTAGCGTGGATCGTTGCAACTATCATAATTACTAGCAGTCATCCGCGACTCACTTTTTTTATTACACATCAAAACGCTTGGTTCACATACATACTCCCTCTAATTTACGTATTTTTCATTACATTTATATTTTATGAATTAGCAAAAGCATTCCCAGGTAAAAATATATTTCATATATCCTTTGAAGTATTGGGTAATATAGGAGGAGGTATCATTAATGTAATTATCATCATATATATTTGGTTAATGTTAATTCGTCATGTGGCTTTTCAATCAGCTTTTATTGATTCCTCCTTACTTGAACTTACTCCTCAAATCATGATTTATTTATTAGTCATTTTAGTATTTATATACTTTGGGAGAACGAGTTTTGAGGCAATTCTCAGAGTGAATGATATTCTATTTCCAATGACTTTAATTGTAACTATGGCATTACCTATCTTACTTTCAAATAAAATTGACTTTTCTCGCTTGACACCGATATTAACAGATGGAGCAATGCCTTTAATAAAATCAAATTTTTTATTTATCGGAGGGTTCTCTGAAATCTTTATCTTAGGGGCATTGTTACATGCTCTTTCCGTACCAAGACAAATTCATTCAGCTATTCGTTTTGGGGGGATTCTTTCCTTTGTTATGATTACATTAATTACAGTGTTAGAAATTGTTGTATTAGGTCCATCAGTCGCAGGTAAATTAACGTTTCCATTTTATATGTTAGCTGGACAAATCGAAATTATAGATTTTCTGGAACGGATGGAAGTTATTGTGGAAAGTGTATATACGTTTTCTTATATGATCAGTATGGTAGTCATGTTTATTTCTGTACTCATTGGTTTAAGCAGCTTTTCCAAACGCGGTGATTATAGTGTATATTCATTCTCTATTGGTTGGTTTGTGCTCGCTACAACGGTTGTATCTTTTGAAAATATTACAGAAATTTTTTCTTTTAATATGAGTTCATTTTCTATTGCTATTGTTGTACAAATTCCTATCTTGACCCTATTATTTATTATTTCTAAAAGGAAAAAATACCGTATGAAAAAGTACAAGTCTGGTAAAAAAGAACATCATGTTGGAAGAAAATGTCGTATTTTTACAAACGGGTTATTGATCATTTCCATTCTATTCATTGCACTTGGAGTAACTTTTGGACAAGATTATATATTCTTAGGGTTTGTGGCTGGTACTGGTTATGCCCTATGTATGATTAGTGCACTCATTACATCTTTAATGGAAATGAAAACAAGCAAACAATTAAGAGGGGAGTAG